Part of the Methanobacterium paludis genome is shown below.
TGTGCTAATGCTTCATCAAATATTTTTGCATCGTTCTTGTAGATATCCACATCTTCGATTGCAAGTGTTGGAACTTCCACTGTGCAGATCCTTCTTATGGCATTTATGAAAGGCACATCAACGCCTTCTACTGTAAACACCAATAGGTTGTCATCCTTATTTTTTATAGTTACATCCATTTTAGACACTTCTTGTTTATTAGACGGTTTTATGCCCATTTAGACTCTTCTACCCCTTTTACCCCCAGGTCGTCCTGTACCATCGTGAGGTATTGGAGTTACGTCTTCAATTTTACCTATTCTAATACCTGCCCTTGCAAAGGCCCTTATTGTTGCCTGTGCACCTGGACCTGGAGTTCTTGGCCCATTTCCGCCTGGTGCTCTTACTTTTATGTGTAATCCAATTATTCCTTTTTCCTTTACATCTTCAGCCGCACGAGTTGCAGCTTCCATAGCTGCAAATGGTGATGATTCCTGTC
Proteins encoded:
- a CDS encoding 30S ribosomal protein S11, with the translated sequence MAEKEKWGVANVYSSFNNTIITVTDITGAETITQWSGGKVVRADRQESSPFAAMEAATRAAEDVKEKGIIGLHIKVRAPGGNGPRTPGPGAQATIRAFARAGIRIGKIEDVTPIPHDGTGRPGGKRGRRV